A stretch of the Geovibrio thiophilus genome encodes the following:
- a CDS encoding ABC transporter substrate-binding protein codes for MMRKLSAVCLLLLISVFSVFADETSGDKVWGATVPSVFMIYIVNPDILAGWSYKFYPYEEKFISEKYKSLPFLGGWHNEGGIPDREMLMREKVKRAFIISSSSHNVNQMIPELRKMGIETFTMKGSDMNDYIVMLRELGRELSVPERGEELAAYSEKAVEKTKEMTKGLKDSEKLRVYVAGGKNGLRSGCNYEELALSGVINALECLSPDMRGAQQVSFEQIVAMNPDVVLITDPFFGYGYKKDSRWKRLRAYKTNRIFVVPYGPFGWMEKPAVMKFMAVQWLTCNMYPEKCTVDIKSETKNFMKLFLHLDLTDAQVEEMLRQ; via the coding sequence ATGATGAGAAAGCTTTCTGCCGTGTGTCTTCTATTGCTTATTTCCGTTTTTTCTGTTTTTGCCGACGAGACGTCCGGAGACAAAGTATGGGGCGCGACGGTACCCTCTGTTTTTATGATTTACATAGTCAATCCCGACATTCTTGCCGGATGGTCTTACAAGTTTTATCCGTATGAGGAAAAGTTTATTTCTGAGAAATACAAGAGCCTCCCGTTTCTTGGCGGCTGGCATAATGAAGGCGGCATACCCGATCGGGAAATGCTCATGCGTGAGAAAGTGAAGCGCGCCTTCATTATCTCCAGTTCGTCTCACAATGTTAACCAGATGATACCCGAACTCAGAAAGATGGGGATAGAAACCTTCACTATGAAGGGTTCTGATATGAATGACTACATAGTTATGCTGAGGGAACTGGGCAGGGAACTGAGTGTGCCCGAACGGGGGGAGGAACTTGCTGCATATTCTGAGAAAGCCGTTGAAAAAACAAAAGAGATGACAAAAGGGCTTAAGGACAGTGAGAAGCTCCGTGTTTATGTGGCAGGGGGGAAAAACGGTCTGAGATCCGGCTGTAACTATGAGGAACTCGCCCTTAGCGGCGTAATTAACGCTCTGGAATGCTTAAGTCCTGACATGAGAGGCGCACAGCAGGTTTCCTTTGAGCAGATAGTGGCTATGAACCCGGACGTCGTGCTTATTACAGACCCGTTCTTCGGCTACGGATACAAAAAAGACTCCAGATGGAAGCGCCTGCGCGCATACAAAACGAACAGGATATTTGTTGTGCCTTACGGTCCCTTCGGCTGGATGGAAAAGCCTGCCGTGATGAAGTTCATGGCTGTGCAGTGGCTTACCTGCAATATGTACCCCGAAAAATGCACAGTTGATATAAAAAGCGAAACTAAAAATTTCATGAAACTCTTCCTGCATCTGGATCTTACGGATGCTCAGGTTGAAGAAATGCTGAGGCAGTAG
- a CDS encoding ABC transporter substrate-binding protein gives MRKYVIAVLILCAFAAHAEEGQGRYYGATFPATFMLYIMSPDVIVGWNGTLRETEKKYIPEKYQKLPVVGGWYSGSTADKEVLLRSNIKKALLLRADESRDSAAEVTLREINIPSVVLKSVTMQDYINVFRSLGKELNMQERGEELAQYAENSLKTAAEMMKGYPENQRFKVYFAQGGNGLETVCSGSYREEAIALAGGSFVHKCPSGTDISTISFEQLVIYDPDVILVQNPNLMNTINKDPRWKRLRAVKAGRIFSVPYEPFAWLDRPPSFMRIVGLPWLICKIHPDRCSVNMEAETAKFIKTFFGLNMSAPQIKEMLCE, from the coding sequence ATGAGAAAATATGTTATTGCAGTTCTTATCCTGTGCGCATTTGCCGCACATGCGGAGGAAGGGCAGGGAAGATATTACGGAGCCACATTCCCTGCAACCTTCATGCTTTATATAATGTCGCCGGATGTGATTGTCGGCTGGAACGGAACACTCAGGGAAACAGAGAAAAAATATATTCCTGAAAAATATCAGAAGCTTCCAGTTGTCGGCGGCTGGTACAGCGGCAGCACGGCGGATAAGGAGGTTTTGCTGAGGTCAAATATAAAAAAGGCGCTCCTTCTCCGTGCTGACGAGTCAAGGGATTCCGCCGCCGAGGTGACTCTCAGGGAGATCAATATTCCCTCTGTTGTGCTGAAAAGCGTTACAATGCAGGATTATATAAATGTTTTCAGGAGTCTGGGCAAAGAGCTGAATATGCAGGAACGCGGGGAGGAGCTTGCGCAGTACGCGGAAAACTCCCTTAAGACCGCTGCTGAGATGATGAAGGGCTATCCCGAAAATCAAAGGTTTAAAGTCTATTTCGCACAGGGGGGAAACGGGCTTGAGACTGTCTGCTCCGGTTCATACAGGGAGGAGGCGATAGCGCTTGCCGGCGGCAGCTTTGTACATAAATGTCCATCAGGAACGGATATTTCCACCATCTCCTTCGAGCAGCTTGTGATCTATGATCCGGATGTGATCCTTGTGCAGAACCCTAATCTTATGAACACAATAAACAAAGACCCCAGATGGAAAAGGCTCAGAGCGGTCAAAGCAGGCAGAATTTTCAGTGTTCCCTATGAGCCTTTCGCATGGCTGGACAGACCGCCTTCCTTCATGCGCATTGTCGGTCTTCCGTGGCTGATATGCAAAATTCATCCCGACAGATGCAGCGTGAATATGGAAGCTGAAACCGCCAAATTTATAAAGACGTTCTTCGGTCTGAATATGTCTGCACCGCAGATAAAAGAAATGCTCTGCGAATAA
- a CDS encoding aldo/keto reductase, which yields MQYRKMPKTGDELSALGFGCMRLPMKNGRIDEERAISQIRYAIDNGVNYVDTAWPYHGGESEIVLGKALRDGYREKVRLATKLPSWLLESRADMDKYLNAQLEKLGTDKIDYYLVHTLNGALWKTVRELGVTEFLDQAKKDGRIVNAGFSFHGQGADFAPIVDAYNWDFCMIQYNFLDQEYQAGTAGLKYAASKGLGLIAMEPLRGGYLANTPPAEIQHIWDEAETKRSHVDWSLRWIWNHPEVKVIISGMNEETHIERNIASACDSFPDSLTEKELSIVNRVGKKYKELMKVGCTGCGYCMPCPVGVDIPGAFNCYNLAFLTGMENAGFHYILGLSGVTADGEKGYASMCVSCGECIDKCPQFIQIPDVLKDVAAKFEGEGFEERSAGVIKMFVDNLKK from the coding sequence ATGCAGTACAGGAAAATGCCGAAGACAGGCGATGAGCTTTCCGCTCTCGGATTCGGCTGTATGCGTCTGCCGATGAAGAACGGCAGAATCGATGAGGAAAGAGCAATCAGCCAGATACGTTATGCTATAGACAATGGTGTAAACTATGTGGACACCGCATGGCCTTACCACGGCGGCGAGAGCGAGATCGTTTTAGGGAAGGCTCTCAGGGACGGCTACCGTGAAAAGGTGAGGCTTGCGACCAAGCTCCCCTCATGGCTGCTGGAAAGCAGGGCGGACATGGACAAGTACCTCAACGCCCAGCTTGAGAAGCTTGGCACTGATAAAATAGACTATTACCTTGTTCACACCCTTAACGGCGCACTGTGGAAGACGGTCAGGGAACTCGGCGTCACAGAATTTCTGGATCAGGCGAAAAAAGACGGGCGGATAGTGAACGCAGGTTTCTCCTTTCACGGGCAGGGAGCGGATTTTGCTCCGATAGTTGATGCTTATAACTGGGACTTCTGCATGATACAGTACAACTTTCTGGATCAGGAGTATCAGGCGGGAACGGCAGGACTGAAATACGCCGCCTCAAAAGGACTTGGGCTCATTGCTATGGAACCTCTCAGGGGTGGCTATCTTGCGAATACTCCCCCTGCTGAGATTCAGCATATATGGGACGAGGCAGAAACTAAACGCAGCCATGTGGACTGGTCACTCCGCTGGATATGGAACCATCCCGAGGTTAAGGTGATAATCTCAGGCATGAACGAAGAAACGCATATTGAGCGGAACATAGCCTCTGCGTGCGATTCGTTTCCGGATTCGCTTACAGAAAAGGAACTTAGTATCGTAAACCGTGTCGGTAAGAAGTATAAGGAGCTGATGAAGGTCGGCTGCACGGGCTGCGGCTACTGTATGCCGTGTCCAGTCGGAGTGGACATTCCGGGGGCTTTCAACTGCTATAACCTTGCTTTTCTTACCGGAATGGAGAACGCCGGCTTTCACTATATTCTCGGTCTCAGCGGGGTAACCGCAGACGGTGAGAAGGGGTACGCCTCCATGTGCGTTTCCTGCGGCGAGTGTATCGACAAATGCCCGCAGTTTATACAGATTCCGGATGTGCTGAAGGATGTCGCCGCTAAGTTTGAGGGCGAAGGATTCGAGGAACGCTCGGCAGGTGTGATAAAAATGTTTGTGGACAATCTGAAGAAATAA
- a CDS encoding FecCD family ABC transporter permease, protein MRKYPVLTITLILIAIILVSLTLGRYPMTLAEIYHSAADSIAGRELTYKQSEIIFLITEIRLPRIIAAVLVGSALAVSGAAYQAMFVNPLVSPGILGVLAGASFGAAVGIVIIESWIATQIMAFVFACAAVGLAVLLSLLLPRSTLLVLILGGMISGSLFTSLSSLLKYIADPTSQLPELVYWLMGTLANATNTVLIHVGFIMVAGIVFLCFQGKLLNVLSLGDEEAQALGISVKRKRIEIIAAATLVSASTVVIAGTIGWVGLVVPHMARFFVGPDNRVLMPVTAIGGGAFMLLTDSVVRSAFTMEIPIGIVTSLVSLPLVVFAMYQNKGRWR, encoded by the coding sequence ATGAGGAAATACCCTGTATTAACAATAACTCTGATTTTAATTGCAATTATCCTTGTGTCACTGACGCTAGGGCGGTATCCCATGACGCTTGCGGAGATATATCATTCAGCAGCCGACTCCATAGCGGGGAGGGAACTAACCTATAAGCAGAGTGAAATCATCTTCCTTATCACGGAAATACGTCTGCCGCGCATCATTGCCGCTGTTTTGGTCGGTTCAGCGCTTGCAGTTTCGGGCGCTGCCTATCAGGCTATGTTTGTAAATCCCCTTGTTTCACCGGGGATACTCGGTGTTCTGGCAGGTGCGTCTTTCGGTGCGGCCGTGGGTATAGTTATTATAGAGTCATGGATCGCCACGCAGATAATGGCTTTTGTATTTGCCTGTGCCGCTGTGGGACTGGCTGTACTGCTTTCGCTTCTTTTACCGCGCTCAACTCTTCTGGTACTTATTCTGGGGGGTATGATCAGCGGTTCTCTGTTTACTTCGCTTTCATCGCTCCTCAAATATATAGCTGATCCCACAAGCCAGCTTCCTGAGCTTGTGTACTGGCTTATGGGCACTCTTGCCAATGCCACAAATACCGTGCTTATACATGTCGGTTTTATAATGGTTGCGGGGATTGTTTTTCTTTGTTTTCAGGGCAAGCTGCTGAATGTTCTGAGCCTTGGTGATGAGGAAGCACAGGCACTGGGCATATCTGTCAAACGAAAACGGATAGAGATCATAGCCGCCGCAACCCTTGTCAGCGCTTCAACGGTTGTGATAGCGGGTACAATCGGCTGGGTTGGTCTTGTTGTTCCGCATATGGCGCGGTTCTTTGTGGGGCCCGATAACAGGGTGCTTATGCCCGTCACCGCCATAGGCGGCGGTGCGTTTATGCTTCTGACGGATTCTGTGGTGCGTTCAGCCTTCACAATGGAGATACCAATCGGAATAGTCACTTCGCTGGTGAGTCTGCCCCTAGTGGTGTTTGCTATGTATCAGAATAAAGGCAGGTGGAGATGA
- a CDS encoding HD-GYP domain-containing protein: MVRNLLIRVSDLKPGMIVTKTDKEGIYFPYYGTPIENDEPIKLLIESGVERVFIRVEVNDIPAEKRSERENVIITELKKQTDPDADFSIIKEFAPTIDEVVKAEAIHKRTKEVTKKVLTDVRMGKTLDAEATKDVVNELVMTCLNSPNVFPNMTRLKDFDDYTFTHSLNVSIISIAIGRRLGKSPSELNLIGMAGIMHDLGKMKIPEKILNKPDKLTDEEFRIMKQHPVRGYDLLKYYTKLPEDVLLSVLQHHEKADGSGYPGGINEKQINPMAKIIAIADVYDAVTSDRVYHQGKSPAEALKLIFEGSGRHFNETLVKFFINIMGIYPVGTLTMLDTHEMAVVFDSRQEDILKPVVIVISNEKGTRIAPYLLDLKNQNGGAGQKKIISSIKSDSYGVDTNGIIEAFVKEHKLAHPMNR; encoded by the coding sequence ATGGTCAGAAATCTGCTCATACGAGTTTCAGATTTAAAACCGGGCATGATCGTTACTAAAACTGATAAGGAAGGGATCTACTTCCCGTATTACGGAACACCCATAGAAAATGACGAACCCATAAAGCTCCTTATAGAATCCGGCGTTGAAAGGGTTTTCATCCGCGTTGAAGTGAACGATATACCCGCCGAAAAAAGATCGGAACGGGAAAATGTAATTATTACAGAGCTTAAGAAGCAGACTGATCCCGATGCTGATTTCAGTATTATCAAAGAATTCGCCCCGACTATAGATGAAGTTGTAAAAGCGGAAGCCATACATAAAAGAACTAAGGAAGTCACAAAAAAGGTACTCACCGATGTGCGCATGGGCAAGACACTTGATGCCGAAGCCACTAAAGATGTTGTCAACGAGCTTGTGATGACATGCCTGAACAGCCCGAATGTTTTTCCGAATATGACAAGGCTCAAGGACTTTGACGACTACACCTTTACCCACTCCCTGAACGTCAGCATAATAAGTATAGCCATAGGGCGCAGGCTGGGCAAATCCCCATCTGAGCTTAACCTTATCGGTATGGCGGGGATTATGCACGACCTCGGCAAGATGAAGATCCCCGAGAAAATACTGAACAAGCCGGACAAGCTCACGGATGAGGAATTCCGCATAATGAAGCAGCATCCGGTACGGGGTTACGATCTGCTGAAATATTATACCAAACTGCCTGAGGATGTGCTGCTCTCCGTGCTCCAGCACCACGAAAAGGCAGACGGCTCCGGCTATCCGGGCGGAATAAACGAGAAGCAGATCAACCCTATGGCAAAAATAATCGCTATAGCAGATGTTTATGACGCTGTAACAAGCGACAGGGTCTACCATCAGGGAAAATCCCCCGCTGAGGCTCTTAAACTCATATTTGAAGGCTCCGGCAGGCACTTCAACGAGACACTGGTCAAATTCTTCATTAACATAATGGGGATATACCCTGTCGGTACTCTGACGATGCTTGATACTCACGAAATGGCGGTGGTATTCGACAGCAGACAGGAAGATATACTCAAGCCTGTGGTCATTGTCATAAGCAATGAAAAAGGAACGCGGATTGCCCCTTATCTGCTGGATCTGAAAAACCAGAACGGAGGCGCAGGTCAGAAAAAGATTATTTCATCAATCAAAAGCGACAGCTACGGTGTGGATACGAACGGAATAATTGAAGCCTTCGTAAAAGAGCACAAGCTTGCCCACCCCATGAACAGATAA
- the larB gene encoding nickel pincer cofactor biosynthesis protein LarB: MDRLKELLNSIKEGGTSVEEGLTKLRDLPFADVGHTKFDLHRELRNGFPEVIYAENKTPEQVSDIFCKLRDRCSVLATRVSAETAEYVIKTCSGAEYNRLGRTLSFVKDPIHYKEGEVRIITAGTSDLPVAEESLVTCRMFGCRAELISDVGVAGIHRLFDRLEEIRRAKVIIVTAGMEGALAGVVGGLVSQPVIAVPTSVGYGAAFGGISALLGMLTSCAGGITVVNIDNGFGAACAAVRIINTMQG; this comes from the coding sequence ATGGACAGGCTGAAAGAACTCCTAAACAGCATAAAAGAAGGCGGGACAAGTGTGGAGGAGGGATTGACGAAGCTTCGTGATCTCCCTTTTGCAGATGTTGGGCACACCAAGTTTGACCTGCATCGTGAACTCCGAAACGGCTTTCCCGAAGTTATATACGCCGAAAACAAGACCCCTGAGCAGGTAAGTGATATTTTCTGCAAACTCAGGGACAGGTGCAGCGTGCTCGCCACACGTGTTTCCGCGGAGACTGCGGAGTATGTGATTAAGACATGTTCCGGTGCGGAATATAACAGACTGGGGCGCACACTGAGCTTTGTGAAGGATCCGATACATTATAAAGAGGGCGAGGTGCGAATCATCACCGCCGGAACATCCGACCTGCCCGTTGCGGAGGAGTCGCTTGTCACCTGCCGCATGTTCGGATGCAGGGCGGAGCTTATCTCGGATGTCGGTGTGGCGGGCATACACAGGCTTTTTGACAGGCTGGAGGAAATACGCCGGGCAAAGGTGATAATAGTCACTGCTGGTATGGAAGGCGCGCTTGCCGGTGTAGTGGGAGGGCTTGTATCGCAGCCGGTAATCGCAGTACCAACCTCCGTCGGCTACGGTGCTGCCTTCGGCGGAATATCCGCACTGCTGGGCATGCTGACCTCCTGCGCTGGGGGGATCACTGTGGTTAATATAGACAACGGCTTTGGCGCCGCCTGCGCTGCCGTGAGGATTATAAATACTATGCAGGGGTGA
- the larC gene encoding nickel pincer cofactor biosynthesis protein LarC: MKILYYDCFSGISGDMNLAAMIDLGVSADYLRTELAKLGLGDEFEVKTSGDMRKGISGTRVDVALKHHHHDHSHGHHHRNLKDIETVINSSALEDKVKKTALDIFLKVAEAEAKVHGKGLYEVHFHEVGATDSIVDIVGAAICFHALGVDEVRSSAVELGGGMVKCAHGLMPVPAPATAEILKGVPVTLGKVNKETTTPTGAAILAALTDKFCDVSGFAIQKTGYGIGHNDNEVPNVLRVFLAEAENYVKTGQAVLLQCNIDDMTPEMLGAAMELLMDEGASDVHFTPIIMKKNRPAVTISVLCPDEDADRFRRLLFLHTSTLGIKSTLIRKDMLEVSFDKLDTPLGTVTMKNAVMDGKIIRSKPEFEDCKKLSEQHGIPLSEVYTQIWKCGK; encoded by the coding sequence ATGAAAATATTATACTACGATTGTTTTTCCGGTATCAGCGGGGATATGAACCTTGCCGCCATGATAGATCTCGGTGTGAGTGCGGACTATCTCAGGACTGAGCTCGCCAAGCTCGGTCTGGGAGATGAGTTTGAAGTGAAAACGTCCGGAGACATGCGTAAGGGTATCTCCGGCACAAGGGTTGATGTGGCGTTGAAACACCATCATCATGACCACAGCCACGGACATCATCACCGGAATCTGAAAGATATTGAGACTGTTATAAACAGCAGCGCCCTTGAGGATAAGGTTAAGAAAACAGCGCTGGATATTTTCCTCAAGGTTGCCGAAGCTGAGGCGAAGGTGCACGGAAAAGGGCTGTACGAGGTTCATTTCCATGAGGTGGGGGCAACTGATTCAATTGTGGATATTGTCGGGGCGGCAATATGCTTCCATGCTTTGGGCGTTGATGAGGTACGTTCATCCGCCGTGGAACTGGGCGGCGGAATGGTGAAGTGTGCCCATGGGCTTATGCCTGTGCCGGCGCCTGCTACGGCTGAGATTCTCAAAGGTGTGCCTGTTACCCTAGGCAAAGTGAATAAAGAGACAACTACCCCCACCGGAGCTGCTATTCTTGCGGCACTTACGGATAAATTCTGTGATGTATCAGGATTCGCAATACAGAAAACAGGCTACGGAATAGGGCACAACGATAATGAGGTGCCCAACGTGCTCCGTGTTTTTCTCGCGGAGGCTGAAAACTATGTGAAAACAGGTCAGGCTGTGCTGCTGCAATGCAATATAGACGATATGACACCCGAAATGCTCGGCGCTGCCATGGAGCTTCTCATGGACGAGGGCGCTTCGGATGTTCATTTCACGCCTATAATAATGAAAAAGAACCGTCCGGCAGTGACCATATCTGTTTTGTGCCCCGATGAGGATGCGGACAGGTTCAGAAGACTGCTTTTCCTCCATACCTCCACGCTTGGTATTAAAAGCACGCTGATTCGCAAGGATATGCTGGAGGTTTCTTTTGATAAGCTGGATACGCCGCTGGGAACTGTTACAATGAAAAACGCCGTGATGGACGGGAAGATTATCCGCTCCAAACCGGAATTTGAAGACTGTAAAAAACTCTCCGAACAGCACGGAATACCGCTGAGCGAAGTCTACACACAGATATGGAAGTGCGGAAAATAA
- a CDS encoding ABC transporter ATP-binding protein, whose translation MIEVSGLHFGYSRKKSVLNGVSFRVGKGEIVNILGPNGCGKSTLIKLILGFMHAESGVISINGRDIRSIGRKRLASLVSYVPQMHSGVFSYSVLDVVLMGRVSMSPWYKYKEEDYEYAQRALTRLNLSHYAERPYLHLSGGERQLVLIARALAQKAEYFIMDEPVSGLDYGNQFLLLQVIKELSQEGLTVILTTHHPEHAVFLGGRSLLIKNGEVMGDGPSEDTINANCVCSLYNMPRSLVEQVSFTHYMKR comes from the coding sequence ATGATAGAGGTCAGCGGATTGCATTTTGGCTATTCAAGAAAAAAAAGCGTTCTCAACGGTGTTTCCTTCAGGGTGGGGAAGGGTGAGATAGTCAACATCCTCGGACCTAACGGATGCGGGAAAAGCACCCTCATTAAGCTTATATTGGGCTTTATGCACGCGGAAAGCGGAGTAATTTCCATCAACGGGCGGGATATACGCAGCATAGGGCGAAAGAGGCTTGCTTCTCTGGTTTCATATGTTCCGCAGATGCACAGCGGTGTGTTTTCGTATTCCGTGCTTGATGTAGTGCTGATGGGCAGAGTTTCCATGAGCCCTTGGTATAAATATAAGGAAGAGGATTATGAATATGCGCAGAGGGCGCTGACCAGACTGAATCTTTCCCATTATGCGGAACGGCCGTATCTTCACCTTTCTGGCGGGGAAAGACAGCTTGTTCTGATAGCAAGGGCACTTGCGCAGAAAGCGGAATATTTCATAATGGATGAGCCTGTGTCAGGGTTGGACTACGGAAACCAGTTTCTGCTGCTTCAGGTTATTAAGGAGCTTTCTCAGGAAGGACTTACCGTTATCCTCACTACCCATCACCCTGAGCATGCCGTATTTCTCGGCGGTCGCTCGCTCCTGATCAAAAACGGAGAGGTGATGGGTGACGGCCCTTCGGAAGACACCATAAACGCTAACTGTGTATGCAGCCTTTACAATATGCCCCGCTCGCTTGTGGAGCAGGTGAG